One genomic window of Silurus meridionalis isolate SWU-2019-XX chromosome 22, ASM1480568v1, whole genome shotgun sequence includes the following:
- the si:dkey-208k4.2 gene encoding P43 5S RNA-binding protein-like yields MMSLQQTAVKADAVPPLQLFNCVHADCGATFTRRWRLEEHVNAHTGARPHKCPVEECARRFSRRSHLSRHALQHKSASVRCSVMGCGRTFFSRDNLKRHVLYTHGDKDQYFKCMFPGCVMTFRKRRLLKLHQATHGISPSFRCSKASCSMTFSSHMARKAHEKTHTGYRCPHPECGVVERTWGRLLKHTTKHPASHSCSTCKKEFVKREALRRHRRTHALQKPVLLCPSEGCQAYFSTTFNLQHHIRKVHLKLLRYHCSFPGCDKAFAMRESLVRHLLHHDPDAARLKRRPKRSSKSWQKRLEGRGSRSLVEDDLRRLFALRMRFSRRTKLEVNLSGLFNERKIPHHVDPEVNLRDLFNIKPPQKVKG; encoded by the exons ATGATGAGTCTGCAGCAGACGGCGGTGAAGGCGGACGCGGTTCCGCCGTTGCAGCTCTTTAACTGCGTGCACGCGGACTGTGGCGCGACGTTCACGCGCCGGTGGCGTCTGGAGGAGCACGTGAACGCGCACACGGGAGCG CGGCCACACAAATGTCCCGTGGAAGAATGCGCGCGCCGGTTCTCGCGCAGGTCGCACCTCAGCAGGCACGCGCTCCAGCACAAAAGCGCGAGCGTCAG GTGCTCCGTGATGGGCTGCGGTAGGACCTTCTTCAGCAGGGACAACCTGAAGAGACATGTCCTCTACACACACGGGGACAAAGACCAGTACTTTAAG tgCATGTTTCCTGGCTGTGTAATGACCTTCAGGAAGCGGCGTCTGCTGAAGCTCCACCAGGCCACTCATGGCATCTCCCCCAGCTTCAG GTGCTCGAAGGCGAGCTGCAGCATGACGTTCAGCTCACACATGGCCCGAAAAGCTCATGAGAAAACCCACACAG GTTATCGCTGCCCTCACCCTGAGTGTGGGGTTGTGGAGCGCACCTGGGGGAGATTACTGAAACACACCACCAAACACCCAG CCTCGCACTCGTGCTCGACGTGTAAGAAGGAGTTTGTGAAGCGTGAGGCTCTGAGGAGACACAGGCGCACTCATGCCCTGCAGAAGCCGGTGCTCTTGTGTCCGAGTGAAGGATGTCAGGCGTACTTCTCCACCACCTTCAACCTGCAGCACCACATCCGCAAAGTCCACCTGAAGCTGTTACGCTATCACTGTTCCTTCCCCGGCTGCGACAAAGCCTTCGCCATGAGG GAGAGTTTGGTTCGTCACCTGCTCCATCACGACCCCGACGCTGCCAGACTCAAG cggaGACCGAAGCGGAGCAGTAAGAGCTGGCAGAAGCGTCTGGAAGGACGAGGTTCTCGCTCCCTGGTGGAAGATGATCTCCGGCGTCTGTTTGCGCTGCGCATGCGCTTCTCTCGCCGCACCAAGCTGGAGGTCAATCTCTCCGGATTATTCAACGAGCGTAAAATCCCCCACCACGTCGACCCCGAGGTGAACCTGCGCGACCTCTTCAACATCAAACCTCCTCAAAAGGTCAAAGGTTAA
- the LOC124376434 gene encoding SH3 and cysteine-rich domain-containing protein 2-like isoform X2: MTEKNDEMENEAAEPRELQRSPSTLSINTGSKLLRLKRSLAFMRSKSVENFFQRSYSDARLPTDITDDAPPPSPPLQLESSLPDDSLKPSLSPSLLVQQKPRPAQTHCFLDHVFRRPTSCQLCKHVIVGNSKQGLRCRTCKISAHLWCTAELSQQPCQGKVGMFKRNFSTPSITSNHSASKEAETTPGVEEKVRVDPVYATLRYGTSLAQLSRSSFESVCESPTHSLGDGGDEKDETEMELEMEERVNSDTENADLPNPDTTKIEAEKVINVPRFHSIHTYVALYKFLPQEQNDLELRPGDRVQVTDDSNEEWWKGKSGDRVGFFPANFVQRVRPGESVWRVTQGTNGNRQIGHMTVKEDQICVGKKEDSDGYMKLCSGKKRGLVPTHSLEEI, encoded by the exons ATGACGGAGAAGAACGACGAGATGGAAAATGAAGCAGCGGAGCCGCGCGAGCTCCAAAGATCACCCAGCACTTTGTCTATCAACACCGGCTCCAAG tTGTTGAGGTTGAAGCGTTCCTTGGCGTTCATGCGCAGTAAAAGTGTGGAGAATTTCTTCCAGCGCTCCTACAGTGATGCCCGTCTGCCTACTGACATCACAGATGATGCCCCGCCCCCTTCCCCGCCTCTCCAGCTGGAGTCCTCGTTGCCAGACGACAGCCTAAAACCCTCTTTAAGCCCCTCCCTTCTGGTGCAGCAGAAGCCCCGCCCTGCACAAACGCACTGCTTCCTGGATCACGTGTTCCGTAGACCAACCAGCTGTCAGCTCTGCAAACACGTCATCGTAG gGAATTCTAAACAGGGTCTGCGCTGTAGGACGTGTAAAATCTCAGCTCATCTGTGGTGCACTGCAGAACTCTCACAGCAACCATGCCAAGGGAAA GTCGGCATGTTCAAGAGAAACTTCAGTACTCCCTCAATCACCAGCAACCATTCAGCAAGTAAAGAGGCTGAAACTACaccaggtgtag aggagaagGTACGAGTGGACCCCGTCTATGCCACTCTACGCTATGGGACGTCTTTGGCCCAGTTGAGCCGATCTAgttttgagagtgtgtgtgagtctccCACCCACAGcctg GGTGATGGAGGGGACGAGAAGGACGAGACagagatggagctggagatgGAGGAACGAGTTAACAGTGACACAGAAAATG CAGATCTCCCGAATCCAGACACCACAAAGATTGAAGCGGAGAAAGTGATCAat GTTCCCAGATTTCATTCCATTCACACGTACGTGGCTCTGTACAAGTTTCTGCCTCAAGAACAGAACGACCTGGAGCTACG tcctgGAGACCGTGTGCAGGTGACGGATGACTCTAATGAAGAGTGGTGGAAG gggaaaAGTGGAGACAGAGTGGGTTTCTTTCCTGCAAATTTTGTACAGAGAGTGCGTCCAGGTGAAAGTGTGTGGAGAGTCACACAGGGTACTAATGGCAACAGACAGATTGGTCACATGACTGTTAAAGAAGATCAG ATCTGTGTGGGGAAAAAGGAAGACAGTGATGGATATATGAAGCTGTGCAGTGGGAAGAAGCGAGGTTTGGTGCCCACACACTCTCTGGAGGAAatttaa
- the LOC124376434 gene encoding SH3 and cysteine-rich domain-containing protein 2-like isoform X1: MTEKNDEMENEAAEPRELQRSPSTLSINTGSKQLLRLKRSLAFMRSKSVENFFQRSYSDARLPTDITDDAPPPSPPLQLESSLPDDSLKPSLSPSLLVQQKPRPAQTHCFLDHVFRRPTSCQLCKHVIVGNSKQGLRCRTCKISAHLWCTAELSQQPCQGKVGMFKRNFSTPSITSNHSASKEAETTPGVEEKVRVDPVYATLRYGTSLAQLSRSSFESVCESPTHSLGDGGDEKDETEMELEMEERVNSDTENADLPNPDTTKIEAEKVINVPRFHSIHTYVALYKFLPQEQNDLELRPGDRVQVTDDSNEEWWKGKSGDRVGFFPANFVQRVRPGESVWRVTQGTNGNRQIGHMTVKEDQICVGKKEDSDGYMKLCSGKKRGLVPTHSLEEI; the protein is encoded by the exons ATGACGGAGAAGAACGACGAGATGGAAAATGAAGCAGCGGAGCCGCGCGAGCTCCAAAGATCACCCAGCACTTTGTCTATCAACACCGGCTCCAAG cagtTGTTGAGGTTGAAGCGTTCCTTGGCGTTCATGCGCAGTAAAAGTGTGGAGAATTTCTTCCAGCGCTCCTACAGTGATGCCCGTCTGCCTACTGACATCACAGATGATGCCCCGCCCCCTTCCCCGCCTCTCCAGCTGGAGTCCTCGTTGCCAGACGACAGCCTAAAACCCTCTTTAAGCCCCTCCCTTCTGGTGCAGCAGAAGCCCCGCCCTGCACAAACGCACTGCTTCCTGGATCACGTGTTCCGTAGACCAACCAGCTGTCAGCTCTGCAAACACGTCATCGTAG gGAATTCTAAACAGGGTCTGCGCTGTAGGACGTGTAAAATCTCAGCTCATCTGTGGTGCACTGCAGAACTCTCACAGCAACCATGCCAAGGGAAA GTCGGCATGTTCAAGAGAAACTTCAGTACTCCCTCAATCACCAGCAACCATTCAGCAAGTAAAGAGGCTGAAACTACaccaggtgtag aggagaagGTACGAGTGGACCCCGTCTATGCCACTCTACGCTATGGGACGTCTTTGGCCCAGTTGAGCCGATCTAgttttgagagtgtgtgtgagtctccCACCCACAGcctg GGTGATGGAGGGGACGAGAAGGACGAGACagagatggagctggagatgGAGGAACGAGTTAACAGTGACACAGAAAATG CAGATCTCCCGAATCCAGACACCACAAAGATTGAAGCGGAGAAAGTGATCAat GTTCCCAGATTTCATTCCATTCACACGTACGTGGCTCTGTACAAGTTTCTGCCTCAAGAACAGAACGACCTGGAGCTACG tcctgGAGACCGTGTGCAGGTGACGGATGACTCTAATGAAGAGTGGTGGAAG gggaaaAGTGGAGACAGAGTGGGTTTCTTTCCTGCAAATTTTGTACAGAGAGTGCGTCCAGGTGAAAGTGTGTGGAGAGTCACACAGGGTACTAATGGCAACAGACAGATTGGTCACATGACTGTTAAAGAAGATCAG ATCTGTGTGGGGAAAAAGGAAGACAGTGATGGATATATGAAGCTGTGCAGTGGGAAGAAGCGAGGTTTGGTGCCCACACACTCTCTGGAGGAAatttaa